One window of the Cryptomeria japonica chromosome 7, Sugi_1.0, whole genome shotgun sequence genome contains the following:
- the LOC131061656 gene encoding uncharacterized protein LOC131061656 isoform X2 — translation MEDEQLGEKEEKSLEGQDAMQIDHAPQVTHIPQGFNADHLRVYYGKLFPYAEIFKWLSCGHDGKHPACDSSYYGRREFSFTLEHDIYIRFQSFQDAADMENSIREKCPHKIDIGAVYNVDPAKRHAYAQLGDKVFSPIERELVFDIDMTDYDDVRYCCSGADVCVDCWHLMTIAIKVIDTSLREDFGFEHILWVYSGRRGVHCWVCDGRARRLSNEQRAAIASYFRVYKGSENTNKMVSLSGPVLHPSLTRAYADVLRVYFEEKILPSQKLFSSEDRYQKIMDLIPDDSIASQFREKWRENRRSSVSKEDNNIGRWKQLRQLLESGKHRAPGLRHCIEEIVFSYTYPRLDMEVSKHMNHLLKAPFCIHPKTGCVCVPINPDDCENFDPTSVPTLSQLLQELNTGGVLASGGSFNSDGKG, via the exons ATGGAAGATGAACAACTCG GTGAAAAAGAAGAGAAATCCTTGGAGGGGCAAGATGCCATGCAGATTGATCATGCTCCCCAAGTAACACACATCCCTCAAGGATTCAATGCCGACCACCTCAGGGTCTACTATG GAAAATTGTTTCCATATGCTGAAATATTCAAGTGGCTGTCATGTGGACATG ATGGCAAGCATCCAGCCTGTGATTCATCTTATTATGGTCGAAGGGAGTTCTCTTTTACTCTAGAACATGATATATATATTCGGTTTCAGTCTTTTCAAGATGCAGCGGATATGGAGAATTCTATCAGAGAGAAGTGTCCACATAAAATAGATATTGGAGCTGTGTACAATGttgat CCTGCAAAGAGACACGCATATGCTCAACTAGGAGACAAGGTTTTCAGTCCTATAGAAAGAGAGCTGGTTTTTGATATT GATATGACTGACTATGATGATGTACGATATTGTTGTTCGGGAGCTGATGTTTGCGTAGACTGCTGGCATTTGATGACTATTGCTATTAAAGTCATAGATACTTCTCTCCGAG AGGATTTTGGTTTTGAGCACATTCTCTGGGTTTATAGTGGTCGCCGTGGGGTCCATTGCTGGGTCTGTGATGGAAGAGCAAGAAG GCTTAGCAATGAGCAAAGAGCTGCAATTGCTTCCTATTTTCGTGTGTACAAG GGGAGTGAAAACACTAATAAAATGGTCTCTCTGAGTGGGCCTGTGCTGCATCCTTCCTTGAC AAGAGCTTATGCAGATGTCTTAAGGGTTTATTTTGAAGAGAAAATACTTCCAAGCCAAAAGTTATTTTCATCTGAAGACAGATATCAGAAGATAATGGATTTGATACCAGATGATT CAATTGCATCCCAATTTCGAGAGAAATGGCGAGAAAACAGGCGTTCATCTGTTTCAAAAGAAGATAATAATATTGGTCGCTGGAAACAATTGAGACAGCTACTTGAGTCAGGAAAACATAGG GCACCAGGATTACGACATTGCATTGAGGAAATTGTTTTCTCTTACACCTACCCTCGGCTAGACATGGAG GTGTCAAAGCATATGAATCACTTGCTGAAGGCACCATTTTGTATTCATCCAAAAACTG GTTGTGTCTGTGTGCCAATAAATCCCGATGATTGTGAGAACTTTGATCCTACAAGTGTACCCACTCTTTCTCAA